A single window of Salvia splendens isolate huo1 chromosome 6, SspV2, whole genome shotgun sequence DNA harbors:
- the LOC121806379 gene encoding ATP-dependent 6-phosphofructokinase 6-like isoform X3, with the protein MDSQSNFQMKVVEGEFGYVIQDVPHLSDYVSDLQTYPNPLRSNPAYSVVKQYFVDMDDSVPEKMVVHKDTPRGVHFRRAGPRQQVYFASDDVLACIVTCGGLCPGLNTVIREIVHSLDYMYGVTKVLGIEGGYRGFYSKNTINLTPKLCNDIHKRGGTIIGSSRGGHDTTKIVDSVQDRGINQVYIIGGDGTLRGANVIYEEIRKRGLKVAVAGIPKTIDNDIPVIDRSFGFDTAVEEAQRAINAAHVEADSAENGIGMVKLMGRYSGFIAMHATLASRDVDCCLIPESPFYLEGKGGLFEYIEKKLKENGHMVIVVAEGAGQELLVTKNEEDASGNKLLQDVGLWIAQRIKEHFAKQATMPVTLKYIDPTYMIRAIPSNASDNVYCTLLAQSAVHGAMAGYTGFTSGLVNGRHTYIPFNRIIEKQNKVVITDRMWARLLSSTNQPSFQGPKCASVSSADDKVTGLLGCLTPKP; encoded by the exons ATGGACTCGCAGAGTAATTTTCAGATGAAGGTGGTTGAAGGAGAGTTCGGATACGTTATCCAAGATGTCCCTCATTTGTCCGATTACGTTTCCGATCTTCAG ACTTATCCAAATCCCCTACGCTCCAATCCTGCATACTCAGTGGTTAA GCAATACTTTGTTGACATGGATGATAGTGTCCCTGAAAAG ATGGTTGTTCACAAGGATACTCCACGAGGGGTACATTTTCGGCGAGCTGGACCTCGTCAACAG GTCTATTTTGCATCAGATGACGTACTTGCTTGTATTGTGACATGTGGTGGTTTATGTCCTGGGCTTAACACGGTGATCAGAGAAATTGTACACAGCCTTGATTATATGTATGGGGTCACCAAAGTCCTAGGAATAGAG GGAGGCTACAGGGGTTTTTATTCAAAGAATACAATTAATTTGACACCAAAGCTTTGTAATGACATACATAAGCGTGGTGGAACAATCATTGGATCTTCTCGAGGTGGCCATGATACCACAAAGATTGTTGACAGCGTTCAGGACCGTGGAATTAATCAG GTTTATATTATTGGTGGAGATGGCACTCTAAGAGGAGCAAATGTGATCTATGAG GAAATCAGAAAACGCGGTCTAAAAGTTGCTGTGGCGGGTATCCCCAAGACAATTGACAATGACATTCCG GTTATTGATAGGTCATTTGGTTTTGATACTGCTGTAGAAGAAGCTCAGCGTGCCATAAATGCTGCACATGTTGAAGCAGATAGTGCAGAGAATGGAATTGGCATGGTGAAGCTAATGGGTCGCTATAGTG GTTTTATTGCAATGCATGCTACTTTGGCGAGCCGAGATGTGGACTGCTGTTTGATTCCAGAATCGCCTTTCTATCTTGAAGGAAAAGGGGGGCTTTTTGAATATATAGAGAAAAAACTCAAAGAAAATGGGCATATGGTCATTGTTGTTGCTGAAGGAGCAGGACAGGAGCTTCTTGTAACCAAAAATGAAGAAGATGCTTCAGGAAACAAGCTGCTTCAGGATGTCGGGTTGTGGATTGCTCAAAGAATAAAG GAACATTTTGCGAAGCAAGCGACAATGCCAGTCACTCTAAAGTATATAG ATCCAACTTACATGATCCGTGCTATTCCTAGCAATGCATCCGACAATGTTTATTGCACACTCCTTGCTCAAAGCGCAGTTCATGGGGCAATGGCAGGGTACACAGGCTTCACAAGTGGGCTTGTTAATGGCCGTCATACATACATTCCCTTCAAT CGTATTATTGAAAAGCAAAACAAGGTTGTCATAACAGACAGGATGTGGGCTAGGCTTCTTTCTTCCACCAATCAACCAAGTTTCCAGGGTCCAAAATGTGCCAGTGTTTCGAGTGCAG ATGACAAGGTCACCGGTCTATTAGGATGCCTCACCCCGAAGCCATGA
- the LOC121806950 gene encoding serine/threonine-protein kinase Aurora-1-like: MAIATESQQEEHKNSSASTAAEGKKWTLTDFDIGKPLGRGKFGHVYLAREKRSNHVIALKVLFKSQLKESQVEHQLRREVEIQSHLRHPNILRLYGYFYDQKRVYLILEYAAKGELYKELQKCKYFSERRAATYIASLARALIYCHGKHVIHRDIKPENLLVGAQGELKIADFGWSVHTFSRRRTMCGTLDYLPPEMVESVEHDANVDIWSLGILCYEFLYGLPPFEAKEHSDTYRRIVQVDLKFPPKPIVSSAAKDLISQMLVKDSSKRLPLHKLLEHTWIVQSADPSGVYRG; encoded by the exons AATTCTTCAGCAAGCACAGCAGCAGAGGGAAAGAAATGGACCTTAACTGACTTTGACATCGGAAAGCCTCTTGGCCGAGGAAAGTTTGGACATGTATATCTCGCTAGAGAAAAGAGG AGCAACCACGTTATTGCGCTGAAGGTCTTGTTTAAGAGCCAGCTGAAAGAATCTCAGGTTGAGCACCAGCTTCGTCGTGAAGTGGAGATACAAAGTCATCTTCGGCACCCCAACATACTACGACTATATGGCTACTTTTACGACCAG AAACGAGTTTACTTGATTCTGGAATATGCTGCCAAGGGAGAGCTCTACAAAGAGCTGCAGAAGTGCAAATATTTTAGTGAAAGACGTGCTGCAACT TATATTGCTTCATTAGCCCGAGCACTCATATATTGCCACGGGAAGCATGTTATACATCGAGACATCAAACCAGAAAACCTTTTGGTTGGAGCACAG GGTGAGCTCAAAATTGCAGATTTTGGTTGGTCTGTCCACACATTTAGTCGTAGGAGGACCATGTGTGGCACTCTAGATTATCTTCCACCTGAGATGG TGGAGAGTGTGGAACATGATGCGAATGTAGATATATGGAGCCTCGGTATTCTGTGCTACGAGTTTCTCTATGGATTGCCCCCCTTTGAAGCAAAAGAACATTCAGACACTTACAGAAG AATTGTCCAAGTAGATTTAAAATTCCCCCCAAAGCCGATAGTTTCTTCAGCAGCTAAAGATCTAATAAGTCAG ATGCTCGTCAAGGATTCTTCTAAGCGTCTGCCTCTGCACAAACTGCTAGAGCATACGTGGATCGTGCAGAGTGCTGATCCCTCCGGTGTTTACAGGGGCTGA
- the LOC121806379 gene encoding ATP-dependent 6-phosphofructokinase 6-like isoform X2 has product MDSQSNFQMKVVEGEFGYVIQDVPHLSDYVSDLQTYPNPLRSNPAYSVVKQYFVDMDDSVPEKMVVHKDTPRGVHFRRAGPRQQVYFASDDVLACIVTCGGLCPGLNTVIREIVHSLDYMYGVTKVLGIEGGYRGFYSKNTINLTPKLCNDIHKRGGTIIGSSRGGHDTTKIVDSVQDRGINQVYIIGGDGTLRGANVIYEEIRKRGLKVAVAGIPKTIDNDIPVIDRSFGFDTAVEEAQRAINAAHVEADSAENGIGMVKLMGRYSGFIAMHATLASRDVDCCLIPESPFYLEGKGGLFEYIEKKLKENGHMVIVVAEGAGQELLVTKNEEDASGNKLLQDVGLWIAQRIKEHFAKQATMPVTLKYIDPTYMIRAIPSNASDNVYCTLLAQSAVHGAMAGYTGFTSGLVNGRHTYIPFNRIIEKQNKVVITDRMWARLLSSTNQPSFQGPKCASVSSAGTDDKVTGLLGCLTPKP; this is encoded by the exons ATGGACTCGCAGAGTAATTTTCAGATGAAGGTGGTTGAAGGAGAGTTCGGATACGTTATCCAAGATGTCCCTCATTTGTCCGATTACGTTTCCGATCTTCAG ACTTATCCAAATCCCCTACGCTCCAATCCTGCATACTCAGTGGTTAA GCAATACTTTGTTGACATGGATGATAGTGTCCCTGAAAAG ATGGTTGTTCACAAGGATACTCCACGAGGGGTACATTTTCGGCGAGCTGGACCTCGTCAACAG GTCTATTTTGCATCAGATGACGTACTTGCTTGTATTGTGACATGTGGTGGTTTATGTCCTGGGCTTAACACGGTGATCAGAGAAATTGTACACAGCCTTGATTATATGTATGGGGTCACCAAAGTCCTAGGAATAGAG GGAGGCTACAGGGGTTTTTATTCAAAGAATACAATTAATTTGACACCAAAGCTTTGTAATGACATACATAAGCGTGGTGGAACAATCATTGGATCTTCTCGAGGTGGCCATGATACCACAAAGATTGTTGACAGCGTTCAGGACCGTGGAATTAATCAG GTTTATATTATTGGTGGAGATGGCACTCTAAGAGGAGCAAATGTGATCTATGAG GAAATCAGAAAACGCGGTCTAAAAGTTGCTGTGGCGGGTATCCCCAAGACAATTGACAATGACATTCCG GTTATTGATAGGTCATTTGGTTTTGATACTGCTGTAGAAGAAGCTCAGCGTGCCATAAATGCTGCACATGTTGAAGCAGATAGTGCAGAGAATGGAATTGGCATGGTGAAGCTAATGGGTCGCTATAGTG GTTTTATTGCAATGCATGCTACTTTGGCGAGCCGAGATGTGGACTGCTGTTTGATTCCAGAATCGCCTTTCTATCTTGAAGGAAAAGGGGGGCTTTTTGAATATATAGAGAAAAAACTCAAAGAAAATGGGCATATGGTCATTGTTGTTGCTGAAGGAGCAGGACAGGAGCTTCTTGTAACCAAAAATGAAGAAGATGCTTCAGGAAACAAGCTGCTTCAGGATGTCGGGTTGTGGATTGCTCAAAGAATAAAG GAACATTTTGCGAAGCAAGCGACAATGCCAGTCACTCTAAAGTATATAG ATCCAACTTACATGATCCGTGCTATTCCTAGCAATGCATCCGACAATGTTTATTGCACACTCCTTGCTCAAAGCGCAGTTCATGGGGCAATGGCAGGGTACACAGGCTTCACAAGTGGGCTTGTTAATGGCCGTCATACATACATTCCCTTCAAT CGTATTATTGAAAAGCAAAACAAGGTTGTCATAACAGACAGGATGTGGGCTAGGCTTCTTTCTTCCACCAATCAACCAAGTTTCCAGGGTCCAAAATGTGCCAGTGTTTCGAGTGCAG GAACAGATGACAAGGTCACCGGTCTATTAGGATGCCTCACCCCGAAGCCATGA
- the LOC121806379 gene encoding ATP-dependent 6-phosphofructokinase 6-like isoform X1 — MDSQSNFQMKVVEGEFGYVIQDVPHLSDYVSDLQTYPNPLRSNPAYSVVKQYFVDMDDSVPEKMVVHKDTPRGVHFRRAGPRQQVYFASDDVLACIVTCGGLCPGLNTVIREIVHSLDYMYGVTKVLGIEGGYRGFYSKNTINLTPKLCNDIHKRGGTIIGSSRGGHDTTKIVDSVQDRGINQVYIIGGDGTLRGANVIYEEIRKRGLKVAVAGIPKTIDNDIPVIDRSFGFDTAVEEAQRAINAAHVEADSAENGIGMVKLMGRYSGFIAMHATLASRDVDCCLIPESPFYLEGKGGLFEYIEKKLKENGHMVIVVAEGAGQELLVTKNEEDASGNKLLQDVGLWIAQRIKEHFAKQATMPVTLKYIDPTYMIRAIPSNASDNVYCTLLAQSAVHGAMAGYTGFTSGLVNGRHTYIPFNRIIEKQNKVVITDRMWARLLSSTNQPSFQGPKCASVSSAGQPGTDDKVTGLLGCLTPKP, encoded by the exons ATGGACTCGCAGAGTAATTTTCAGATGAAGGTGGTTGAAGGAGAGTTCGGATACGTTATCCAAGATGTCCCTCATTTGTCCGATTACGTTTCCGATCTTCAG ACTTATCCAAATCCCCTACGCTCCAATCCTGCATACTCAGTGGTTAA GCAATACTTTGTTGACATGGATGATAGTGTCCCTGAAAAG ATGGTTGTTCACAAGGATACTCCACGAGGGGTACATTTTCGGCGAGCTGGACCTCGTCAACAG GTCTATTTTGCATCAGATGACGTACTTGCTTGTATTGTGACATGTGGTGGTTTATGTCCTGGGCTTAACACGGTGATCAGAGAAATTGTACACAGCCTTGATTATATGTATGGGGTCACCAAAGTCCTAGGAATAGAG GGAGGCTACAGGGGTTTTTATTCAAAGAATACAATTAATTTGACACCAAAGCTTTGTAATGACATACATAAGCGTGGTGGAACAATCATTGGATCTTCTCGAGGTGGCCATGATACCACAAAGATTGTTGACAGCGTTCAGGACCGTGGAATTAATCAG GTTTATATTATTGGTGGAGATGGCACTCTAAGAGGAGCAAATGTGATCTATGAG GAAATCAGAAAACGCGGTCTAAAAGTTGCTGTGGCGGGTATCCCCAAGACAATTGACAATGACATTCCG GTTATTGATAGGTCATTTGGTTTTGATACTGCTGTAGAAGAAGCTCAGCGTGCCATAAATGCTGCACATGTTGAAGCAGATAGTGCAGAGAATGGAATTGGCATGGTGAAGCTAATGGGTCGCTATAGTG GTTTTATTGCAATGCATGCTACTTTGGCGAGCCGAGATGTGGACTGCTGTTTGATTCCAGAATCGCCTTTCTATCTTGAAGGAAAAGGGGGGCTTTTTGAATATATAGAGAAAAAACTCAAAGAAAATGGGCATATGGTCATTGTTGTTGCTGAAGGAGCAGGACAGGAGCTTCTTGTAACCAAAAATGAAGAAGATGCTTCAGGAAACAAGCTGCTTCAGGATGTCGGGTTGTGGATTGCTCAAAGAATAAAG GAACATTTTGCGAAGCAAGCGACAATGCCAGTCACTCTAAAGTATATAG ATCCAACTTACATGATCCGTGCTATTCCTAGCAATGCATCCGACAATGTTTATTGCACACTCCTTGCTCAAAGCGCAGTTCATGGGGCAATGGCAGGGTACACAGGCTTCACAAGTGGGCTTGTTAATGGCCGTCATACATACATTCCCTTCAAT CGTATTATTGAAAAGCAAAACAAGGTTGTCATAACAGACAGGATGTGGGCTAGGCTTCTTTCTTCCACCAATCAACCAAGTTTCCAGGGTCCAAAATGTGCCAGTGTTTCGAGTGCAG GTCAACCAGGAACAGATGACAAGGTCACCGGTCTATTAGGATGCCTCACCCCGAAGCCATGA